One stretch of Macrotis lagotis isolate mMagLag1 chromosome 7, bilby.v1.9.chrom.fasta, whole genome shotgun sequence DNA includes these proteins:
- the LOC141494102 gene encoding olfactory receptor 2A14-like: MLDYLCHRRMWKNQTLIIEFILLGFSIRPEIEIFLFVLFSLFYAVTLLGNGIILGLICLDSHLHIPMYFFLSHLAIVDISYASNNVPKMLVNLLSQDRGISFAPCIMQIFLYLAFAHVECLILVVMSYDHYVAICHPLRYTVIMSWRLCATMTIISWAFSFLLALVHVVLILRLPFCGPREINHFFCEILSVLKLACADTGLNQLVIFTACVFILVGPLCLVLISYMRILSAILRIQSGEGRKKAFSTCSSHLCVVGLFFGSAIIMYMTPNSSHPEEQQKILSLFYSLFNPMLNPLIYSLRNAEVKGALRRMLGKENHSQNR, translated from the coding sequence ATGCTTGACTATCTCTGTCACAggaggatgtggaaaaatcaaACACTGATCATAGAATTTATCCTTCTGGGATTTTCCATCAGGCCAGAGATAGAGATATTCCTCTTTGTGCTCTTCTCCTTGTTCTATGCTGTCACTCTTCTGGGGAATGGCATCATCCTGGGACTCATCTGCCTGGACTCCCATCTCCATATTCCTATGTACTTCTTCCTTTCACATCTCGCCATTGTTGACATCTCCTATGCTTCAAATAATGTACCCAAGATGCTTGTGAACCTACTCAGCCAGGATAGAGGTATCTCCTTTGCTCCCTGCATAATGCAGATATTTTTGTATTTGGCTTTTGCCCACGTGGAATGTCTCATCTTGGTGGTGATGTCCTATGATCATTATGTGGCAATCTGCCATCCCCTCAGATATACAGTCATCATGAGCTGGAGACTGTGTGCTACTATGACCATCATTTCCTGGGCATTCAGCTTTCTCCTTGCCTTGGTCCATGTGGTTCTCATTCTGAGGCTGCCCTTCTGTGGACCCAGGGAAATCAACCACTTCTTCTGTGAGATCCTATCTGTGCTCAAACTTGCCTGTGCTGATACTGGACTTAACCAGCTTGTCATCTTTACAGCCTGTGTGTTCATCTTAGTTGGACCCCTATGTCTAGTCCTAATCTCCTACATGCGAATCCTCTCTGCCATCCTGAGGATCCAGTCTGGAGAAGGACGAAAGAAAGCGTTTTCCACCTGCTCTTCCCACCTCTGTGTAGTTGGGCTCTTCTTTGGCAGCGCTATCATAATGTACATGACCCCGAACTCTAGTCATCCTGAAGAGCAGCAGAAAATCCTCTCCTTATTTTATAGCCTCTTTAACCCTATGTTGAATCCCCTGATCTATAGCCTGAGGAATGCAGAGGTGAAGGGTGCTCTGAGGAGAATGTTGGGAAAGGAAAATCATTCCCAAAACAGGTAA